Proteins from a single region of Artemia franciscana chromosome 2, ASM3288406v1, whole genome shotgun sequence:
- the LOC136035239 gene encoding uncharacterized protein LOC136035239, translated as MGSKDYALKWTDYTEALKSMLGQILSTESFTDVILYCEGKSIKCHKVILTAYSEYFMTILGANPHPQPIILMKDVRYDDMLALVRFMYTGEAIVLENQVTTLMNLAQFLKLKGLSDSPYNSSIPEEPEPVAAINRRQRVTSIEESSLSQGMQQSLNMVYSQEVPYQVSSANVVMPGVASTSSQISIGSLLNSIKQEAPLDSYVDDNDLGMDTGDSTMDVTPEMFLNPTKAASPARKNSTHTCVDTSYLHERSVQNEMLHRDWLQYDRFQKNIQSLQPPPPARRVSIDASQHTQQMSDPKELRNIWEGELDWQESLVIPGSIQRTTKTVRGQISSLMLDGDPTVKADTWPSRLEMQLIPKALVSSVGTSYFRHCRSVLLNPEPSENTESLARVMSSGYAACIYFDEMELETPCNIKVLVIIYSIEKQAYVGIIPDDQTGFLDKVNEAIRMQKNRQLNNMDDRGHPRLNPEFTGNFSVVAKALPVHPPVPPFCKANAANTPKLCMVRLPTRGHSPHWVLKYYLLRGYTFRSRLVKNIVPDNSSSDSFERNQIDANLEKYLWHI; from the exons ATGGGAAGCAAGGACTATGCATTAAAATGGACTGACTATACAGAGGCTCTCAAGTCCATGCTAGGTCAAATTCTCTCTACAGAGAGTTTTACAGATGTCATACTTTATTGTGAAGGCAAAAGCATAAAATGTCATAAAGTAATACTTACAGCTTattcagaatattttatgaCAATACTTGGAGCCAATCCCCACCCACAGCCTATTATTCTAATGAAAGATGTCAGATATGATGATATGCTTGCTTTGGTTAGATTTATGTATACTGGCGAAGCAATTGTTTTGGAAAACCAAGTGACTACATTAATGAATTTGGCACAGTTTTTGAAGTTAAAGGGTCTTAGTGATAGTCCTTATAATTCCTCTATTCCTGAGGAGCCTGAACCAGTGGCTGCTATTAATAGGAGACAGAGGGTGACAAGTATTGAGGAGTCATCTCTTTCACAAGGAATGCAGCAATCACTGAACATGGTTTATTCTCAGGAAGTTCCTTATCAAGTTAGTTCTGCCAACGTTGTTATGCCTGGTGTTGCAAGTACTAGCAGCCAGATTTCTATTGGTAGTCTATTG aaCTCTATTAAGCAAGAAGCTCCGTTGGACTCGTATGTGGATGATAATGATCTTGGAATGGACACTGGAGATTCTACTATGGATGTG ACTCCTGAGATGTTTTTGAATCCTACCAAAGCCGCATCGCCAGCTAGGAAAAACTCGACTCACACATGCGTTGACACTTCATACCTACACGAAAGAAGTGTGCAAAACGAAATGCTTCATCGAGATTGGCTTCAGTATGATAGATtccagaaaaatatccaatcCTTACAGCCACCACCCCCTGCTAGACGAGTGTCCATCGATGCTTCACAACACACTCAACAGATGAGCG atccAAAAGAGCTCCGTAATATATGGGAAGGAGAATTGGATTGGCAAGAATCTCTTGTTATACCTGGCTCCATCCAACGCACTACCAAGACTGTCCGAGGGCAAATATCTTCGTTAATGCTAGACGGGGACCCCACTGT taAAGCAGACACTTGGCCTTCTCGGCTAGAAATGCAGCTAATACCCAAAGCTCTTGTAAGCAGTGTTGGAACATCCTATTTTCGTCACTGTAGATCTGTTCTCCTGAATCCCGAGCCGAGTGAAAATACCGAGTCTTTAGCACGTGTAATGAGCAGTGGATATgcag CGTGTATTTACTTTGACGAAATGGAACTGGAAACACCgtgcaatattaaggtgctagTAATCATCTACAGCATAGAGAAACAAGCATACGTTGGTATCATACCAGATGATCAAACAGGTTTTCTAGATAAAGTAAATGAAGCCATTCGAATGCAAAAAAATCGACAG TTGAACAATATGGATGATAGGGGACATCCTCGTTTGAACCCTGAGTTCACTGGAAACTTCAGTGTCGTTGCCAAAGCAC TCCCTGTACATCCACCTGTGCCACCTTTTTGCAAAGCCAATGCGGCAAACACGCCTAAACTTTGTATGGTTAGATTACCTACAAGAGGACACTCCCCGCACTGGGTTTTGAAGTATTACTTGTTAAGAGGCTACACCTTTCGGAGTCGCCTTGTGAAAAATATTGTCCCTGATAATTCGTCTAGTGATTCCTTTGAAAGGAATCAAATTGACGCAAATTTAGAGAAATATCTATGGCATATCTGA